The genomic region TGTGGCCGGCATCGGTACAATGAAGTTGTGAGATTAATTTCAAGTAATTTAAATTTTATGTCCGCCTGGCGTGGAATTCGTGTCCGCCGAGCGCATCGGCCGGCGGCGAATGTGTGGCTGCCTGCTATCGGCGAACATTACTTGTGCATAAATGCCGGGGCTCCGCATCGCCTTACGTATGAATGTGAAGGGCGTTCGCATGCGGGGACGCGCATGACGGGGGATATGGTGCTAACGCCGGCTTCGCGTCCGAGTCATTGGAGCAAAGAGCAGGCGGGCGAGGGGCTTCATCTCTTTGTGGCGCCTTCGCTGCTGGCGAGCGTGGGGGAAGATCTAGGCGGCGGCGGGGATTTGCGGAGCGCGTTTTGCGTGCGGGACCCTCAAGTCGAGCACATCGGGTATGCGCTGCTGGACGAAGCGCGGCAAGGCTGCCCGAACGGCCCATGGTATGGCGAGGCGCTCGGAACGGCGCTGGCGGCGCATCTGCTGCGCCGCTACGGAGTCTCGGCCGGCCTTACGCGAGAGGACAAGGCTTACGGCCTCTCGCCGTCGCGCCTGCGCCGCGTGCTCGACTTCATGCAGGATCATCTCGATCAGGAGATCACTCTCGCGCAGGCCGCCGAGGTCGCGGGAATCAGCCCCTATTACTTCGCGCGTTTGTTTCGGCAGTCGACGGGACTTTCGCCGCACCAGCATCTGATCGAACGACGTGTCGAACGCGCCAAAGAGATGCTGGCCGCCGGGGGCGTCTCCGTGGGCGAGACCGCCGTCGCCGTGGGTTTCTCCGATCAAAGCCATCTCGCGCGCCATTTCAAGCGCCTGGTCGGCGTCACGCCGTCGCGCTTTGTCCGCAATATTTAAAGAATTACCGCACGTTTCTCCTCAAATCCGCACGATCGTCCAAGCCTCCCCCCGTCCATCCCGGCCATAATCATTTCCAGCAACACAGACGCAGACAAGGAGTATGCTGATGCTGGCGATGCAGTATTCAATCACGCTGCCGCGTGATTACGACATGGGGATCGTCCGCGATCGGGTCGCAAAGCGCGGCCCCTCGTTTGACGGAACTCCGCATCTTGAATTCAAAGCCTTTTTGATCTCGGAAGTCGACATGGGCGGCGCTCGCGAGAACCGGTACGCGCCGTTTTATCTCTGGCGCTCGGAAGTGGGAACGCTGGATTTCCTGCACGACTTCAGGTTCGCCGGACTCACCCAGGACTTCGGCTGGCCGTCGGTCCATATGTGGATGCCCATGGCCTTTCGCCGAGGCGAGGCGTCCGATGCGCCCGTGACGGCGACGCGGGAGGCGATCTCCATTGCTCCGCACTCCGATCTTGCCGCGCTGCGCGCCGCAGAAATGGAGCGGCAGGAAAAGGCCATAGCCGTCCCCGGCGTCTATGCCCGCGTGGTCGCGCTTGATCCGCGTACTTGGGAGCTCGTGCGCTTCACGCTTTGGAGCGGCGATCCGCAGAGCGCCATCGCCGATGCGGCGGAGACTCTGCAATATGAGGTCTTACATTTATCCCTGGGAGAATAAGTCCATGCCGCTGGTGCGCATTTCACTCAAAAGAGGAAAATCCGACGCTTACGTGCAGGCCGTCGCGGACGGCGTGCATGAGGCGATGACCGCGACAATCCATGTCCCGGATGAAGATCGCTTTCAGATCATCTCGGAGCATGAAGAGGGCCGCCTGATCACGCATCCGAGTTACCTGGGGATTGCCCGCACGGAGAACGCTGTGATTGTCCAGATCACGATGCTGGCGGGGCGGACGACCGAGCAGAAGCAGGCGCTCTACCGGCGCATCGCGGAGAACTTGCAGGCGAATCCGGGAGTGCGCCGCGAAGACGTGATGGTGGTTGCGAGCGAAAATGGCGCCGACGATTGGTCGTTTGGGAACGGAGAGGCGCAATTCGCCTCCCGCACATACGAAGAGTTACGAGGAAAAGGGAAGCCGCAATGATGGACAAGCAAACACAAAGCCCCGCGACGAAGCATGGGGCTTCCGAATACTTTACGGGAACGGCCTGGCTGGATGAAGTCATCACCACTCCGATAGAGATGGGCGTCAGCGTATTCCGCGTGACATTCGAGCCCGGAGCGCGTACAGCGTGGCATACGCATCCTGTCGGACAAATCCTCGTGGTGGAGTCGGGCGTCGGCCGGGCGCAGATCCTGGGAGAGCCGGTCCGCGAAATCCACGCGGGAGAATCCGTCTACTTCGCGGCAGGCGTCAAGCACTGGCACGGCGCCGCGCCGGATCGGATCATGGTTCATCTCGCGATCCAGCGCGTGGACGAGGCCGGCCATTACATCGAGTGGCGGGAGCATGTCAGTGATGCAGAATATGTCGTCTAACCACAGTGGATCGATTCCCTCATGACTACCGGGACGCCCACTGCAAGATAAGAGTGGGCGATACGATCGTGCGATTTCTTCATTCACGCCGCGCGAATCACAGAGTGCGTTTCATTCTTAAGAGAAAATTAATTCTGCCTCTCTTGACAGCGGGCGCGGCGTGCTGGTATCTTGTTAACACTGTTAATTAAAAGAGTGGTGTTAATGTCTTCTGTCGAACGAAGAGAAGAAGAGCGGGAGAATTTGAGACGCGCGATCCTCACCGCGTCTCGGGAGTTGCTGGCGACTGAGGACATGGAGAAGGTTTCCATGCGGCGGATCGCCGAAAAGATTCGCTATTCCCCCACGACGATTTATCTGCACTTCAAGGATAAAGGCGAGCTGCTCGACGCTCTCGCCGAAGAGGGATACGCGCTGCTGGCGGAGCGCTTGGCGGCGGCCGCCTCCGGCGGAGGCGAGCCCGTGGAGCGCTTGCGAAGGATTGCGGACGCCTATATTGCCTTTGCGATGGAGTATAAGCAGCACTATCGCTTGATGTTCCAATATGGCGAGGGGCCGAGTATCTACGGGGAATCGGTGAAACGCAAATTGTGGACCCGACAAATCAACGAAACTTTGGCCGCCGTGATCGAAGCCGCGCGCGGTCCGGCGCCGACGCTGGACGCGGCGGCGATTCGCTCGGTTCGGCACGTCCTCTGGGCGCACATGCACGGCGCGGTCTCACTGGTTCTCGCCGGCCGTGTCAAAGACCAGGAAATCCTGAAGCAGTCGTCGGAAACCGCGATCGCGGGCCTGCTGGCGCGGCTGCAATAATACGCCGCCCACAATGGGCGGCGATCTGTCATTTGTATTGCAATAAGAACAAAAACATCATATACAAAAGGATTTCTGGATGCCTATTACTGTCACAGGTCACCTGTGTTCATTTGTCAGCGTGTTCGCGTTTGCCGCTGCGCCGGTATTCGCGCAGGATGTTTCTCCGCCGCCTAAGGCGCCATTGTCTCCGACTGTTTTGCCGCCAGGGCCATCGGCTTCTCTGGATGGCGCGGCGCATTCCTCGGACGCCGCGACCATGCCGAGCGCTGTGGATACGCCGGAGGCGTCGAAGCCGAAAAAACATCATTCCTTTCCTCGCATCGGCGTGGATTATGGGACGTTCGCGCCGGCGGACCACCGGACGAAGGACGCGTTTGGAGGAGCCTGGACAAGTATCGGTCTGGGAATCGGCGCGGTGAAGCAGCCGCTGTCGCATGGCAAACTCAGTTTCGATCTGAGTATCTACTCCAAGAAATCAGGGGATACGCACGCGTTTATGGCGCCGGTCGGCATCGAATATCGGCGGGCCCTGATCCCATACGCGCCGGGACATCGCCCTTCGCTGCTGCCGTATGCGGGACTGACGCTTGACTATGTGGCGACTGACCTGTGCGTCCCCAAGGACGACGTTCATTCGCGGTTTCGTTTTACTGAGGGCGGCAGCGTGTTTTTGGGGGCGACGGTCGGCGGGCGCGGGTTTGTCGAGTGGCGATACCTCGGGATTGGCAAGGTTCGCGGGTTCAATCTGTCGGGAGTTAAGTTCGATGCGGGAATCCGCTTTTAATCGGGGGCTGATATCGAAGTATGAAAAAGGATCAATCACATATGGATACAAAGACACTTCTGTTAATCGCGTGCGCTGGCGCGCTGCTGGCGGGGGCGGCCTGCCCACCCGCAGGCGCTATCGGCGTTTCGGCGGCGCGTCAGGCGATCCAAGCCAGCTATCGCCGTTTCACAGTCGCGGAGTCTCGTTTGAGCTATCCTCCGATCAAGGATGCTTCCGAAGCATTTCTTGCCCCGGACTTCACGCTGCATACGGCGACCGGGCACACGCTGAACCTTGGCGAATTCCTGAAAGAAATGGAATTGACCACACATGAAGTCGTTAAGGTTCACGAAGATCGGTTCCAGACGACTGGGCTCAGGCGTCAGGGGAGCACAATCACGGAGACCGGAATCTATACCTTCGTCCGGAAGGCGCTGGATGTGGACGCCTATTACGGCAAGAAGAATCTGCCGCATCTTGTCAGTGAACGCATGCCCTATCGGGCGATATGGATTCTTATAGACGGCCGCTGGCGCCTTCGGACGCTCAGCTTGCTCAGTGATAAGCTGGTTGTCGACGGGAAGCCGCATCCCGTGGTGTAGCCGGCCGATCGGCGCCGCTCCGCGAAAGCAGAAGTCATGAAGAATGCGAAAATGAGTCTGATGACGGTCGACGATGAGGGACGAGTCGCGCTGCCCGAATGGGTTCGCGGAACCTGCGATTTGAGGCCGGGAGATCAATTATTGATCGGCCAGAATTATGGGTCCGCCGGAGGGTTGTTTTTGGGAATGGGACTGATCCTGATTTCACCGTCAGCCATCGGGCGTCGATTCCGCCGTCTCGAGGAAACTCTGCGCCGGATCGATCCCGGCGGCGCCAGTGCGGCGCCATTCGACGATCAAGAAATCTAAGACAGCATGTCCGCGCCGTCCTTGCGGACGGCGCGGGTGAGCGGCGTGATGAAAAAGAACGGCGTGATCATATACAGCGCGAAGGCGGCGCGGGTGCTGAAACACGCGGCGCTCGCGCCGAGGAGATAGAAGAGCGGGCCAATCACCATCTTCCAGCGCAGATTTGTGACATTGACCGGCGTCAACTCGGGCTTGAGCAGATTGTGCAGAATGTACGTTTGCAGGATCAAAAAGAGCACGGTGTTCAGCGCCATCACGATTCCAAAGATGCTCACCGCGAGCGGATTGCCGGGGTGCTCGCCAAGCAGCGCCGTCGGGAAGGGAATTAACGACTGGAACATCAGAAAGAGCGAGTTTAACCACGCCATGCCGTAGGTCGCATGGCGGGCGAGTCCCAGAAGATAGTGGTGGTTCAGCCAGAATTTGCAGACGATGATGAAACTGATCATCCAGCTGAGAAACTTCGGCAGCAGATCCAGCAGACGATGCCCAAGTTCGCCGACGTTATTCGTATCGCGCATCTCCGGAACTTTGAGCTCCAAAACGAGAAGCGTCACGACAATGGCGAAAACGCCGTCGCTGAACGCTTCAATGCGTCCTGTCTCAAGTTTTCCCTGCTGAAATCGATCAAATAGGCGCATAGAATTCAAAGGTTTTCGTCACTTGCCGCAGCGGCGGTTTTTCCTTTCGTCTGCGCCTGGATATAGTAACACACGCCATAAGAGACGGACAGCGCCAGAATCAGCGCGGCGACTCCGACAAGCGTCGCGGGCGACTGCGCCTTCAGATCCATCGTCACCACCTTCTGGCCCACGCCGATCAGCGCCACTTCCACCACGGCGGTCATGGGGGACGAATGCCCCGGCATGTTGAGCAGCACCAGCTTGATAAGCTTCAGCCCCATCAAGATGATCAAAAACTCACCGAACATATGAAACAGCGTCTCCGGCTTAACAACCATCACCGGCGGCAGCCGGAGAATTTCGACGAAGATAAAGATCAAATCGACTGTTCCCAGCACCACGGCCGCCAGCAGCAGAAACGCCAGCACCCAAAGCAGAATGCTCTCGGTCTTCTCGATAAAGTGTTTCATATTGCGGTTATTATAGCTCTAATTTAGGTCCAAATCCCCATGCTTCTTTTTCGCCGGCGCAGTACACTTAAAGCACGATGACGATTACGAATTCCAGTGGCCGAGCCGCCAAAATATACCCCGCCTTGATTGTTTTGGCGATGTGGCTTCCAATGATGTGGCTGATGCTTCGGCATAACGCGATGCTGCGCAGCCGTATCGATCGGAAGCCGGCCCTATGGCGCCGACGCGGGCGCAGAGGATGTGATATGACAGGTCCAGCATCCGCTGCGCGCCGGCGCGGGGGAGGTCTGAGGGGCAGCGCGCCGGAGGCAGTGTCTGCATATGCGGGCTAACGGCGATGGATCGATCCTCGAATGAGATCCGCACCGCTTTGTGTGAGCCATGTCTCTAAGCGGAGCAGGCCGGGGTGGGCGGCGCGGAGGGCCGGAATGTCGGATTGGACGCCGGCGTCGTTTGCCCACTGAAATGACGCGGCGACAAGTTCGTTGATTTGGCGGATGTCGGCGAGGGAGAGCTCGTGAAAGACGATGGGACGGCCCAGCGCTTGCGTGAGGGCGTCCGCGATCTCAGGGCCGGTCAGCGCGTCGCCGGCGAGATCGACGGTCTTGCCGGCCCATGTTCCGGGATCGGAAAAGGCGAGGGCGGCGAAAACGCCGATGTCGTCGACGGCGATGACCTCCAGCGCCGTGCTGGGAGCGGTGGCGAGCGAAAGGCGCCCGTCCGGCACGCCAAAGAATGGCATCATGAGGTTCTCCAGAAAGAATGACGGGCGGACCACGGTGACTGGAAGATCCAGTGTCCAGAGATACTGCTCGATTTCCCACTTGGCTAGGCGCCGGTAAAGAGATTGGCCTTCAGAACCGCATACGGACGTGTAGACAAAATGCCGCGCGCCCGCCGCCAGCGCGGCGTCGGCGATCGCTTTTCCGTCGCGCGCTTCTTCGTTCTGCGTGTCATCGTTCGGGTCCCAGTAGGCGGCCTGGACACAGAAAACGCCGTAAACCCCCCGCGCTGCGTCGTCAAGGGACGCGCGATCGCCGAAGTCTCCGCGCACGACCTCGGCCCCGGCGCTTTGCAGCGCCCGCGCCGCATCACTGCTGGGATTGCGCGTCATTGCCCGCACCCGAAATCCCGCTTCCAGCAGGCGCCGCGTCGCCGCCCCTCCCTGCTGCCCCGTTGCGCCTGTCACCAATATCGTTTTGTCGCTATTCATCGTGATTGCCTTCTTTCTCAAACCATGGTAATATTCGGTATGCTTTGCATACTTAGAAGTTTTAGCATACCGATTGGGCTTTGACAAGTACGCAGAATTTTGCCGCTTAGGATGGAGAAGGATACCAATGACGACGCATGACGCCTGCCAGTGCTCGGCGCTGCAAGCCTCCGATCAGCCCTGCGCGCTCACCCAGGTGATCGATGTGATTTCGACCAAATGGGCGCTTCCCGTGCTGCACCAGTTGTTGATCGCCGATGGCCCCGTGCGCTTCGGCGCATTGAAGAAGACGGTCGGCGTGGTGACGCAGCGCGAGCTGACCCGCACTCTGCGGCGTTTCGAGGACTTTGGCCTGGTGGACCGAAAAGCGTATGCGGAGACGCCGATGCGTGTCGAGTATACGTTGACGCCGCTCGGAGAATCCCTGCGCGAGCCGATCCTCAGCCTAGGCCGCTGGGCGCGCGAAAACGCCGATCAGCTTCAAGTCCCGGCGTCGCCCGACCATACCGAAGCTTATGGGGCGGCGGCAAGTCGGCGGGAAATATGAGCGAAAATTTTTTGCCATCCGTCTTGATTATGTAGACCGTTTGGTATATAATCACCGTATGAGCAGATCCGATACACGAGAACGGTTTATCAACACTACGGCCCGGCTATTGCAGGAGCGGGGTTACGCCGCCACAAATATGGCGGATATTGTTGCGGAGAGCGGCGCGCCCAAAGGGTCGTTGTATTTCCATTTTCCCGGAGGTAAGGAGGAGCTTGTGGCCGCTGCCGTTGTGCATTCATCCGAAATGATTCGCCAATTGATGGTGGATTCGTTTGCGTCGGCGAAGACTGCGAGTGAGGGATTCGATGCTTTGATCGACGCCTATGCGCGATCGCTGGCGCAAACGGATTATCGCGCCGGATGTCCCGTGGGCACGGTGGCGGTGGAGGCCCCGGATCTGCCCATCGTCCGCTCGGCTGTCGCCGCTGTTTTTCAGAGCTGGCGTGAAGCGCTGCGTGAGGCGCTGACGCGTATGGGCGCTCAGGATGGGCGCGCCGACGAATTGGCGACATTCATTCTCTCGATTATCGAAGGCGGTCTCGCGGTGGCGAAGGGAACACAAAGTTTGGAGCCGCTGGAGAGCGCCAAGCGAGAAGTCTCTCGTCTGCTGCGTTATGAAGGACTGGATACGCAGGTGGAAGGAAATCTGTTATGATGAAAGCCATTGTATTCGATGAAATTGGGTCTCCACAGGATGTGCTGAAGATCCGCGACGTTCCCATTCCTGAGGTGAAAGCCGGTGAAGCGCTCGTCAAAATGGGCGTCGCGTCGATCAATCCAGGAGACTTTCTCTTCATTCAAGACCTTTATCCCGAACCGAGGAAGCCTGTCTTTCCGCAGCAGATCGCCGGAAATCACGGCGCCGGCGTGGTGGAAAGGGCCGGTCCCGGCGTCGATCTTGCGCCGGGAACCCTCGTTGCGTTCAGTCACGAAAGGCTCTGGGCCGAGTACGCGGTTGTCCCCGCCAACCGATTGATCGCGCTTCCGGCGGATTTTCCGATCGAAAAGGCGTCGCAATTCGTCAATCTGATTACGGCCAGGGATATGCTCCATCAGTCTGAGATTCAAGCGGGACAGTGGCTGGCGGTTAC from Capsulimonas corticalis harbors:
- a CDS encoding helix-turn-helix domain-containing protein — protein: MTGDMVLTPASRPSHWSKEQAGEGLHLFVAPSLLASVGEDLGGGGDLRSAFCVRDPQVEHIGYALLDEARQGCPNGPWYGEALGTALAAHLLRRYGVSAGLTREDKAYGLSPSRLRRVLDFMQDHLDQEITLAQAAEVAGISPYYFARLFRQSTGLSPHQHLIERRVERAKEMLAAGGVSVGETAVAVGFSDQSHLARHFKRLVGVTPSRFVRNI
- a CDS encoding DUF4865 family protein — translated: MLAMQYSITLPRDYDMGIVRDRVAKRGPSFDGTPHLEFKAFLISEVDMGGARENRYAPFYLWRSEVGTLDFLHDFRFAGLTQDFGWPSVHMWMPMAFRRGEASDAPVTATREAISIAPHSDLAALRAAEMERQEKAIAVPGVYARVVALDPRTWELVRFTLWSGDPQSAIADAAETLQYEVLHLSLGE
- a CDS encoding tautomerase family protein → MRSYIYPWENKSMPLVRISLKRGKSDAYVQAVADGVHEAMTATIHVPDEDRFQIISEHEEGRLITHPSYLGIARTENAVIVQITMLAGRTTEQKQALYRRIAENLQANPGVRREDVMVVASENGADDWSFGNGEAQFASRTYEELRGKGKPQ
- a CDS encoding (R)-mandelonitrile lyase gives rise to the protein MMDKQTQSPATKHGASEYFTGTAWLDEVITTPIEMGVSVFRVTFEPGARTAWHTHPVGQILVVESGVGRAQILGEPVREIHAGESVYFAAGVKHWHGAAPDRIMVHLAIQRVDEAGHYIEWREHVSDAEYVV
- a CDS encoding TetR/AcrR family transcriptional regulator gives rise to the protein MSSVERREEERENLRRAILTASRELLATEDMEKVSMRRIAEKIRYSPTTIYLHFKDKGELLDALAEEGYALLAERLAAAASGGGEPVERLRRIADAYIAFAMEYKQHYRLMFQYGEGPSIYGESVKRKLWTRQINETLAAVIEAARGPAPTLDAAAIRSVRHVLWAHMHGAVSLVLAGRVKDQEILKQSSETAIAGLLARLQ
- a CDS encoding nuclear transport factor 2 family protein; the encoded protein is MDTKTLLLIACAGALLAGAACPPAGAIGVSAARQAIQASYRRFTVAESRLSYPPIKDASEAFLAPDFTLHTATGHTLNLGEFLKEMELTTHEVVKVHEDRFQTTGLRRQGSTITETGIYTFVRKALDVDAYYGKKNLPHLVSERMPYRAIWILIDGRWRLRTLSLLSDKLVVDGKPHPVV
- a CDS encoding TMEM175 family protein, yielding MRLFDRFQQGKLETGRIEAFSDGVFAIVVTLLVLELKVPEMRDTNNVGELGHRLLDLLPKFLSWMISFIIVCKFWLNHHYLLGLARHATYGMAWLNSLFLMFQSLIPFPTALLGEHPGNPLAVSIFGIVMALNTVLFLILQTYILHNLLKPELTPVNVTNLRWKMVIGPLFYLLGASAACFSTRAAFALYMITPFFFITPLTRAVRKDGADMLS
- a CDS encoding phosphate-starvation-inducible PsiE family protein; translated protein: MKHFIEKTESILLWVLAFLLLAAVVLGTVDLIFIFVEILRLPPVMVVKPETLFHMFGEFLIILMGLKLIKLVLLNMPGHSSPMTAVVEVALIGVGQKVVTMDLKAQSPATLVGVAALILALSVSYGVCYYIQAQTKGKTAAAASDENL
- a CDS encoding NmrA/HSCARG family protein, whose amino-acid sequence is MNSDKTILVTGATGQQGGAATRRLLEAGFRVRAMTRNPSSDAARALQSAGAEVVRGDFGDRASLDDAARGVYGVFCVQAAYWDPNDDTQNEEARDGKAIADAALAAGARHFVYTSVCGSEGQSLYRRLAKWEIEQYLWTLDLPVTVVRPSFFLENLMMPFFGVPDGRLSLATAPSTALEVIAVDDIGVFAALAFSDPGTWAGKTVDLAGDALTGPEIADALTQALGRPIVFHELSLADIRQINELVAASFQWANDAGVQSDIPALRAAHPGLLRLETWLTQSGADLIRGSIHRR
- a CDS encoding winged helix-turn-helix transcriptional regulator; the encoded protein is MTTHDACQCSALQASDQPCALTQVIDVISTKWALPVLHQLLIADGPVRFGALKKTVGVVTQRELTRTLRRFEDFGLVDRKAYAETPMRVEYTLTPLGESLREPILSLGRWARENADQLQVPASPDHTEAYGAAASRREI
- a CDS encoding LmrA/YxaF family transcription factor, translating into MAAAVVHSSEMIRQLMVDSFASAKTASEGFDALIDAYARSLAQTDYRAGCPVGTVAVEAPDLPIVRSAVAAVFQSWREALREALTRMGAQDGRADELATFILSIIEGGLAVAKGTQSLEPLESAKREVSRLLRYEGLDTQVEGNLL